The genomic stretch CTCAATATAAACTCCACTATATAGAAGTAATTACAACTATTGGATGGTCTTAAGCCTAATGAACGGATGTACTTTTAATGGATGATGCCGACCTTTCATTTTCACATGCCACTAGTGGATAAACATActaaaggaaaaaaattataCTTTCATTAAAAGAGTACATTTGAACATTAAGGTGATGGATTTATCATTTGAATTTAAGGAAAGAAATCCACTGAGTTTCATTTatttgaagagaaaaaaaaaatgcacttgAAAAGAAGTGGTTGGAATAAGGCAAATAtattcataaaaaaatatatctaGCCTCTCCCACTAccttcaaatccttaaaccttaaaattttaaaattcataaaccttTACATTCCATAAATCTTAAAAACCTTGTATATTATCTCTTAAAATTTACCGTGGAGTAAAACAAATATTCCAATGCAGCGTTTCTCCCAGAGAGGTAGGAAGGGAAGGGGAGATCAGATAGGAAGGAAGGGAGATTGAGCATCACTGAAATAGTAGTGCGTTTTTCTGCCAGACTGAGAGAGCCTCACAAAATgagggtttattattattattattcatgaGTTGAGCTCAGCCTGCAATGGTGTCGTGAATTCCCTCATTAATTAGTTTTGTAAGCCATCCAATATTAGCCGCTAGAAAGTGAAAACGACCCACCCATCTATTTAAGCACCTGGGCAGGGGTAGGATTCAACCAGCCAGCTAATTACTGGCAGCGTCGGTAGGCAATCAGCGTCCTAAAATGACTTTGGTAGTGACATTATGGTTCCTGGATGGAACCTTgaccatggcccaccttgacgtatgcgTTGTGTAGATATACAGTTTATCTAAACACCAGCTCATTTCAGGCATGGCTCAAAAATgcagcacatccaaatctcagtggaccacaccacaaaaacatggtcattgaccattaaaaattttgtgggctacaaaagttatagatcaagctgatatttgtattttaccttcatcatGGTCTatataaccttatcaacaggatggatggcaaataaacattaacggTGGACCTTAAGAACTTTCAATGGTGGCCGtttaataaccactgtttcttgcaatgtggtccaccagagatttgtatctgcttcaccttttttggctcatgaactaaaatgatctggaaaaacggatagacggtgtagatatgaaGCAGATCAGATACATCGAGTTGGGCCCAATGACGAGGGTCCCATCCAGCTAAGTCGGTTCCAAATTGAGGAGGTGGGGCCGGTGAGTGACTGGTGCTGGGTTTCCAGTTATATCGCCTTCTTGCATCTCACCGCCATTTGCCGacacagaaagaaagaaagaagaagaaatggctTCTGAAAGAACTAGGGTTTCTCTACGCATTGCATTGGCACTTTTCCTCCTCTTCGTCGCCTTCTACGTCGGTCGCCCTCTCTACTGGAAGCTCTCTGCTACCATTCACGAGATCCGAGAGAAGAGGCAATCTGTCAAACAAGGTCtttctctctatatctctctgTCGCTCTCTCTGAAATCTCTCATTTACTTCTTCTAAAATCCTATTCGACTTCCTTTTTTAGGGCTTTCGCAGTTCGTTCTCGATGCTCAGAGATCGGTCGGATGGTTCCACGACGAGTCTGACTCTGGACTCCCTGATGATTCCACCTACTCCAAGCCCCAATCCGCTACCAACCGTCGTATCCTTCGCTTTCTTCATGTGAAGCTTGATTGACGGTTCTGATCAGGTTCTTTCTTTCTATCTTCCCCTTTCGCTCTCTTTTGTATGTTCTGTtgttgtttcttgttttcttcatCTTCGATAGATAGAGATGTGAGGAACTGGTGCTAGTTTTGTATGATTGGAGGAATGCTGATGCCCACCCCTTCCTTCTTTAGTGTTTGTTGCTGTTTGGTTTTGTGAGAAGTGGGTTTGGTGTGAATTCTTTGGACCTTATTGTGGTGGaccatagtgggcccacctaTCATCACAGGGGACCGTTGGATTGCACATGATAGGATGGTATCAATATCGCCCTCATCAGATGGTCCCATCCATTCAAAGAACGGACCCTTTTTGGGATTTTTAGAAATggcaacactttttttttttttttttttttggcttaattaGACAGAACCACCCAAAACATGTGGGGTTAGATTTCAGCACCTACATTTTGTTATGCCATGTCTATCTGTATTTTACCACCTACATGATAAaccatttttgtttctttttgaaATGATGAAATACCCATGACTAGtggtgtccatccatttcttccaAGCAATATCCTAAGGTATGTGCAACTTTGGTTCATTTAAATAAAGAAGAGAGGAGAGATGTGAAGGAGATGAAATGGTTGAGGTCTTTGGGCATGAGGATAGATTTAAATAGGATTATGTACGTGCTAGCTAGGAATGAGGCTTGATACACGACCATCTTAGAAATTATAAATATAACATGCATTATCTCAAAGTTAAACCGTCTTAATGGGGAATGCACTGTTGATAGGtcatgattttaaaaatcagcttgtttggataatcctaCGATCTCCTTCTTGGATTCTTGTTTACTGAATGagaccattggatttttattttatttttggcctTCCAATAGATGTCCACAAATATGATGCTTGGGAAAGCGGTCTCTAGTTTCAAGTCACCTGCTTTAACTATGAGTCAAATTGTTATGGCGGCCATTTGGGGATGTCAATGTTCAGTTAAACTAACTGGCAACATTCAGGGACTTCAAGATGAAAGCATGCTGCGGGCAACCAGCTGCAAGTTGTGCTCGGGAAATTGTCCTATCTATGCTCATAGCTAAGATCATTTCTAGATGAGGCACAGGCCAGTGGCTACGAAGCATTGGATGGGATCTCAGACGACTCTTATGGTATGTTTGTAATTCCATATCTGGGAGAATGCAAATTCTCCAAGCTAAAAATTAGAAGATGAACAACCTATGAGTAGTCCCAATCAGGAAGTTGATTGAAATGGTTCGGCCATGTGCTAAGAAACATCGGCATCTTCATCCATTATGTAGATTGGTTCTTAAGTCCATCTTTGGGAGAATGCAAACTTTCTAAGGTATAAATTAGAAAAATGAGCAACCTAGGAGTAGTCCTAATTAGAGATTCAATGATGGAGAATCGATTGAGATGATTTGGCCATGCTAAGAAACCAAAGACAGCCCTTGTAAGGAAAGGAACTTTTGAGTTAGGGTTGAAGGGCCTAGTAGGAGGACAAGTGATAACCTAAAAGGACTTGGATAAAGGTCATGAGGAGGGATATGAAAGCTTTTCACTTACCAAAATAGGGATTTAGataggtggtttttttttttttggcgaaGCAGGATTTGTAAAGATGACACCAAATAGCTGGGATGATCGTATGATGACAAGGACAACAacgatcgatatcatcaaaatcgTTATCATATCACAAATTGTAATAGGGCTTGATTTGTATGGGATCGTagtcctatcataaatcaaagaTATTTTATGATTGTATTAAAATACCAAAGAAATATGAAAATTATGAATTAAGAaattaaaaactcatcaatcatccatttccaaACAATATGCATGGAGAAAAGCACTGTGTGTCATGATATTGGCAACCGGGAATTGTATTCAGTATAGGTATCATGATAATGTAAAAAGATTCTTgtgtttcctttaaaaaaatcatacaagaGTTCTTTAATAGTTTTACCTTTCTTGGGTGTAGAAGCACATTGGAAAAGGTGGAATTGAATTCTGTTGACCAAAGAAGTTTGGTTCTTGAACAACACACCCCCACAGAAATGACGACTTTTAAGAGGGGGGGAGGGCCTTTTACTTGTTTTAAAAGCAAGGGTAGAagacaagaagaaaagaaaatttgacCTTTTGATGTAAATCGGGACAATTTATCCACCCACAATTATCTTACCATTAGTGTGATTTGATACAATAATCCGTACACGATGCAGTTACGATTTTTTGTTTTTGGGATTTACGATTTGAACCTACAATTCATATCATGTGGTGTGCGATACAAAATGAATTGTATGATTCATATTGCACATTGCATGATTTTGACAGCATTGATGAtgataacagtaatggtggtgatGAAGACGACAATGGCACACAGCAGCGAGTATCATGTTTCATTAAATATCATGGTGAAAATGTTCATGTCGTGATTGGGCCCACAGGCAAATGCAGGTTTAAGATGCAAATATCAATGGTTTAGCCTAATATTGAAATATGCCATGCTTAACAATGTATGAGGTCAATGGTGGCTAGAGGTTCGGCCTATATCACTTCTGTGATGGGCCTTGGAATTTGTTATATGCAATTTGTATGACCTGCCAGGCAGAACAAACTCACACATGACATGGCAGGGTACCACATGGGTGGCATAATCTCTCATTAGTATTAAAAAACTGTTGCGTTATGGCCATGTAGTCTGTTATGTAGGCAAAT from Magnolia sinica isolate HGM2019 chromosome 17, MsV1, whole genome shotgun sequence encodes the following:
- the LOC131231246 gene encoding uncharacterized protein LOC131231246, which encodes MASERTRVSLRIALALFLLFVAFYVGRPLYWKLSATIHEIREKRQSVKQGLSQFVLDAQRSVGWFHDESDSGLPDDSTYSKPQSATNRRILRFLHVKLD